The following are encoded together in the Chaetodon auriga isolate fChaAug3 chromosome 4, fChaAug3.hap1, whole genome shotgun sequence genome:
- the LOC143318952 gene encoding uncharacterized protein LOC143318952: MQLHACLLLFIITTDKTLSLSQHLCGGNVSLDREPAGHINLTLPGHFTDASRLDPMSHQSDETLPVSVCTWMIGLPLDRTVLLKLVWSASGSIVSVRCLWNEEDQVLEIGATALLSGCDRNKATLSWTGAGRSSSAVQLSYNVQEDERNSLEDHTNPHSDLVRQSQTGTSFTSTAPVGQEVASGTEGGRGRVYERLEWSSGPGSVSPPSSQDQGLLHPTSPLQGLTVAGRADRETLPLPEEEENNRADTSGAAHLTDRPMSAREGTHPYFQLTVSTDMLFHTSRSANTETNSHNELPRTQMALTHATASSSSTRLGADIHKYAVTQTSKLSLTTQAHPTVSSTSVPPLTSSPPKLPSWTTWESDTILSPRGGAVSRAPGEKQQLSWRSQRSTDRLNSDLTAAVTSDPLKSPTESKQGGSSSVRTDTETTSSSSQDPSRVHSFTSHTTGPGAADGPAEAASFHPNISGTDSFASAASDVTSQTSAYESSDKFKFPEKVRTFTSSTTSQPHSPQSTESVTHTPPLNTSSIFPQTSKEKTQTATQRTHSNAVDTYITTISSSPDFTKIDDWTFTGSSTPRALTLGDVVQSSAATETTADTEADTSRPTYTVSHDHSPANTPTVVPHLSSSTSSTPSYTLQTHTALSGNSHFTHTPSPLPSTTTESTVHTLLIDHKTMPIPSPTSTVNSVSSHTPHTQNHLPSPASTNVPATSKHSHNYVTTTHTSLLSLTTAKSDYGHEDKEAKEDQKDGFWQWFSSTTQTPTAGPPRRTPSWATPHPSQENHTALTPSVLTSVHTWSSTTSQAPKFYIVPDQPAAIRVESIQLLLQIIVEESRSALTPGLEEDTTAWVEPYLQRAPGFSRLLGVWSSGHAVQSLVEFKTSGALPWISMTGRTSLLERTGLAQAVREGRSFRSSKITNITVGGLQGDVCDWLLQCQAGYKCVSQPGTSNYSCSSVCHFDYCHHHGICTHHPGQLPVCRCLVGEDFWYMGQKCDVRMTRARLVGACLAILLIMVTVIGILAFVAVRRYRAILIQAKVDQTRSSYRRFNHFDELSGRFWLRSWAGSADSLDNPAFTRSDELLHLRALDRPCCYHDDTLSLASTCPSHGTRINTIYPHSSQYGWRGSEMSMGDGVLDSGKASDLSVCSWPVEPIQWTPFPLLQQLASHRTPTVRMSRPRSYCEGMELVDLGKSWTA; the protein is encoded by the exons ATGCAGCTCCACGCCTGTCTGTTGCTTTTTATTATCACAACAG ATAAAACATTATCCTTGTCGCAACACCTCTGCGGTGGAAATGTCAGCCTGGACAGAGAGCCTGCTGGTCACATCAATCTCACTTTACCTGGACATTTTACTGACGCCAGCAGACTCGACCCCATGAGCCACCAGTCCGACGAAACACTGCCTGTTTCAGTTTGCACTTGGATGATTGGTCTCCCTCTGGATCGGACGGTACTCTTAAAGTTAGTATGGTCAGCAAGTGGGTCGATCGTGTCGGTGCGCTGTCTTTGGAACGAGGAAGATCAGGTCCTGGAGATAGGGGCCACGGCTCTGCTCTCCGGctgtgacagaaacaaagccACCCTCTCTTGGACAGGAGCAGGACGCTCCTCAAGTGCAGTTCAGCTGTCCTATAATG TCCAGGAAGATGAGAGGAATTCCTTGGAGGACCACACCAATCCACATTCAGACCTTGTTCGTCAGTCTCAGACAGGAACCAGCTTTACCAGCACAGCTCCTGTTGGTCAAGAGGTGGCGAGTGGGACAGAGGGGGGCAGAGGTCGCGTCTACGAACGTCTGGAGTGGAGTTCTGGGCCCGGCTCTgtgtctcctccctcctctcaggATCAGGGGCTGCTGCACCCCACCTCACCCCTGCAGGGACTCACTGTGGCTGGGAGAGCCGATAGGGAAACTCTCCCTCTtcctgaggaagaggaaaacaataGAGCGGATACATCTGGAGCTGCTCACCTCACTGATCGTCCCATGTCTGCCAGAGAGGGAACACACCCCTATTTTCAGCTTACAGTCAGTACAGACATGCTTTTTCACACATCACGTTCAgccaacacagaaacaaactctCACAACGAGCTCCCTCGAACCCAGATGGCACTGACGCACGCAACAGCCAGTAGCTCCAGCACCCGGCTTGGTGCAGATATACACAAATATGCTGTCACTCAGACATCTAAACTATCTCTCACCACACAAGCTCACCCAACTGTGTCCAGCACCAGTGTCccacctctcacctcctctccccctAAGCTACCTTCCTGGACAACCTGGGAGAGCGATACCATCTTGAGCCCACGTGGTGGAGCTGTTAGTCGGGCACcgggagaaaaacaacaactttcCTGGAGGAGCCAGCGAAGCACAGACAGACTTAACTCTGATCTGACCGCTGCCGTCACCTCTGACCCTTTAAAATCGCCGACCGAATCAAAGCAGGGTGGCTCAAGCAGTGTACGCACTGATACTGAAAccacatcatcatcctcacagGACCCCAGCagggttcattcattcaccagCCACACCACAGGGCCTGGAGCTGCCGATGGTCCTGCGGAGGCTGCTTCATTTCATCCAAACATCAGTGGAACTGACTCATTTGCATCTGCTGCATCAGATGTTACCAGTCAAACTTCTGCATATGAGTCCTCTGACAAATTTAAATTCCCAGAGAAGGTTCGCACTTTCACTTCCTCTACAACCAGTCAACCACACTCTCCACAAAGCACAGaaagtgtcacacacacaccacctcttaACACGTCCTCCATATTCCCACAGACAAGCAAAGAGAAGactcaaacagcaacacaaagaacacacagtAATGCTGTTGATACATACATTACTACCATTTCCTCCTCGCCTGACTTTACCAAAATCGATGATTGGACATTCACAGGTTCCTCTACACCCAGAGCACTGACATTGGGAGATGTAGTCCAGAGCTCAGCTGCCACAGAAACCACTGCTGACACTGAAGCTGACACATCGCGTCCCACCTACACAGTCTCACATGACCACTCACCTGCAAATACACCGACTGTTGTTCCTCATTTGTCATCCAGTACGTCCTCTACGCCTTCATACACactccagacacacactgcactttCTGGTAACTCACATTTTACCCACACACCATCGCCTTTGCCCTCCACTACCACTGAatctactgtacacacactcctCATTGACCACAAAACCATGCCCATACCCTCGCCAACATCAACAGTCAATTCTGtatcttcacacacacctcatacaCAAAACCACCTGCCTTCACCAGCTTCCACAAATGTCCCAGCTACATCTAAACACTCCCACAATTACGTTACTACCACACATACTTCTCTGCTCTCACTCACAACTGCAAAATCAGATTATGGACATGAAGATAAAGAGGCAAAGGAAGACCAAAAAGATGGGTTTTGGCAGTGGTTCAGCAGCACCACACAAACTCCCACTGCCGGACCTCCACGGCGAACTCCATCCTGGGCAACCCCACATCCCAGCCAGGAGAACCATACAGCACTCACACCTTCTGTTTTAACCTCTGTACACACCTGGAGCTCCACAACTAGTCAGGCACCCAAGTTCTACATTGTGCCAGACCAGCCTGCAGCCATCAGAG TGGAGTcaattcagctgctgctgcagatcatTGTAGAAGAATCCAGATCGGCTTTAACTCCTGGCTTGGAGGAGGACACCACTGCCTGG GTGGAGCCGTACCTGCAGAGAGCACCGGGGTTCAGCAGGCTGCTGGGAGTGTGGAGCAG CGGCCATGCAGTGCAGAGTCTGGTGGAGTTTAAAACCAGCGGGGCTCTGCCGTGGATCAGCATGACTGGACGTACATCGCTGTTAGAACGAACAGGACTAGCTCAAGCCGTACGCGAGGGGAGAAGCTTCAGATCGTCCAAGATCACCAACATCACAGTGGGAG GTCTGCAGGGTGATGTGTGTGACTGGTTACTGCAGTGCCAAGCAGGCTACAAGTGTGTGTCCCAGCCTGGCACTTCAAACTATAGCTGCTCTTCCGTTTGCCACTTTGACTACTGCCACCACCATGGCATCTGCACACACCATCCAGGACAGCTTCCAGTTTGCCG CTGCCTTGTCGGAGAGGACTTCTGGTACATGGGTCAGAAGTGTGACGTGAGGATGACTCGAGCGCGGCTCGTGGGCGCATGTCTCGCCATCTTACTCATCATGGTGACAGTGATTGGCATTTTGGCCTTTGTGGCAGTGAGACGCTACCGAGCCATTCTGATCCAGGCCAAAGTAGATCAGACCCGGAGCAG CTATCGCAGGTTCAACCATTTTGATGAGCTGTCAGGACGGTTCTGGTTGCGTTCGTGGGCAGGATCAGCAGACTCGCTAGATAATCCTGCCTTTACACGCTCCGATGAGTTACTGCACCTGCGGGCGCTCGACCGCCCCTGCTGTTACCACGACGACACGCTATCACTGGCTTCCACCTGCCCCAGCCATGGAACACGCATCAATACGATCTACCCCcatag CTCTCAGTATGGTTGGAGGGGAAGCGAGATGAGCATGGGGGATGGCGTGTTGGACTCGGGGAAGGCCAGtgacctctctgtctgtagcTGGCCTGTGGAACCCATTCAGTGGACTCCCTTCCCACTTCTGCAGCAACTGGCTTCCCACAGGACACCGACA GTGAGGATGTCAAGGCCACGGTCTTACTGTGAAGGCATGGAGCTGGTAGACCTGGGGAAGAGCTGGACTGCTTGA